A single genomic interval of Helianthus annuus cultivar XRQ/B chromosome 13, HanXRQr2.0-SUNRISE, whole genome shotgun sequence harbors:
- the LOC118485407 gene encoding ATP-dependent DNA helicase pif1-like encodes MLTEEQRSVFEEIMKSVDGNTGGMFFVYGYGGTGKTFLWKTLSAAPRSKREIVLNVASSGIASLLLTGGRTAHSRFRIPLNLNEDSVCHIKADSDVAKLLRQTKLIIWDEAPMVHKHAFEALNRTMNDIFNFDTSRNSEISFGGKVIVFGGDFRQVLPVVRNGGRQETVNASLSSSYLWSKCKVLTLSRNMRLTVRRSPSEIKEINSFAKWLLDIGEGNVGGPNDGEATIENFRSPNYFSDRAILAPKNEVVNEINDRLLALFPGEEREYLSSDRLCATENVSSIQERLYTLDVLNGLKVSGLPNHKLVLKVGVPVMLLRNIDQKNGLCNGTRLKVTKLYNRVIEAEIISGANIGTRTYIPRISLVPSDKKIPFSFQRRQFPVVVCFAMTINKSQGQSLSRVGLYLRKPVFTHGQLYVALSRVRTRDGVKLLILDKDGKPTNKTTNVVYKEVFNDL; translated from the exons ATGTTAACTGAAGAACAAAGGTCGGTGTTTGAAGAGATAATGAAATCTGTTGATGGTAACACTGGAGGGATGTTTTTTGTTTACGGATATGGTGGCACCGGGAAAACCTTTTTATGGAAGACGTTGTCTGCTGCACCTCGATCAAAAAGAGAAATTGTATTAAATGTTGCTTCGAGTGGAATTGCATCGCTGTTATTGACAGGCGGCAGGACTGCACACTCCAGATTTCGTATTCCTTTGAATCTTAATGAGGATTCGGTATGTCATATAAAAGCTGATAGTGATGTCGCTAAATTGTTGCGTCAGACCAAACTTATTATATGGGATGAAGCACCTATGGTCCATAAACATGCGTTTGAAGCCTTGAACCGCACGATGAATGACATTTTCAATTTCGACACCTCAAGAAATTCTGAAATCTCATTTGGTGGTAAGGTTATTGTTTTTGGTGGAGATTTTAGACAAGTACTTCCCGTTGTTCGAAATGGTGGAAGACAAGAGACGGTGAACGCATCATTAAGTTCGTCTTATTTGTGGAGTAAATGTAAGGTGCTAACGTTGTCAAGGAATATGAGGTTAACCGTTAGAAGATCTCCATCCGAGATTAAGGAAATTAATAGTTTTGCTAAGTGGCTTTTGGACATAGGAGAGGGAAATGTTGGTGGTCCTAATGACGGAGAAGCGACAATTGAA AACTTTAGAAGTCCTAATTATTTTAGTGATAGGGCTATACTTGCGCCGAAGAATGAGGTTGTTAACGAGATTAACGATAGGCTGTTAGCGTTGTTTCCCGGTGAAGAAAGAGAGTATCTAAGCTCTGACCGTCTTTGTGCAACTGAAAATGTTAGTTCAATACAAGAAAGATTATACACACTGGATGTTCTCAATGGTCTTAAAGTTTCCGGCTTACCAAATCACAAGTTAGTGCTAAAAGTTGGTGTGCCAGTCATGTTGTTACGTAACATTGACCAAAAAAATGGTTTGTGCAATGGTACAAGGTTGAAGGTTACAAAGTTGTATAACCGTGTAATAGAGGCTGAAATAATATCTGGAGCTAACATTGGTACTCGAACCTATATTCCCAGAATTAGTTTAGTACCTTCAGACAAGAAGATTCCCTTTTCATTTCAAAGAAGGCAATTTCCGGTTGTTGTTTGCTTTGCCATGACTATCAATAAAAGCCAAGGCCAATCACTTTCTAGAGTTGGTCTGTACCTAAGAAAACCGGTTTTCACGCATGGTCAGTTGTATGTCGCATTATCGAGAGTTAGAACAAGAGACGGTGTTAAATTGCTAATACTGGACAAAGATGGGAAGCctacaaataaaacaactaaTGTTGTGTATAAAGAAGTATTCAACGACTTATGA
- the LOC110944125 gene encoding uncharacterized protein LOC110944125, with amino-acid sequence MVTEHWFCREMNRADQLIMAIPDDAASKLWGVDKGPTNVMIHTEDGCVFNVFLSASKGKIFFFHGHSQCTLPKSYDYSSNDVTSTVMIDNKTFNISIVTSDGKVGFTVVFGKNGVEINYPDLDADEVEVAPLDAENELDEHIDGGVTRFVCMVGEDYFRIPDHVSRKAKLHEGLKDLTIRFLHMDPPLQITNGTRREKRTNGRGYRYALTCWKKFMKAARIKVRDQVHYSFDENEQGTKMQAFVLQKNTTGYEHLLLKENQCLTIRNPSMGENRQKVKYVHSSFKINLNANTTVQECNEPVGAEWGFDFSPFDSIMDDPHDDSKSFKSPIDVIGFVVKCLPSDDKSDNNNGKDEKKTTFILEDLQHHQIYVTLWGCYADQILDFEKNNKDEKHVVVVVQFGKNRFWGDLSRNFLPKFLPVSYSGLSSSVVKTVTEEFLSDLTFYPIGSLNSIDTTKFVVIVGTIKSFASNNEWFYNPCTTCNKKVSTITVVKQKQDGTDGVEEVTVLECKTDVCNTKNVSSVPRIRLYIRVQDCTGIVSLTLFEREVTKLLKVNANQLLDNNIELANEGSFPKELNSLLNMKFAFKIAVSSFNISKKSDGYSVSKMTNNPVVLSELDKHFDTIQPIDDEAVNVEPSDSNRNEDLPVKDSISQTGDDVTPCSNVFKVGFTTSFDQKDADLDTNSEHDLKRNLDTVYDVDDVSSQSSSKMRKDSVVDEVLLIPKKEA; translated from the exons ATGG TTACAGAGCACTGGTTCTGTAGGGAAATGAATCGAGCAGACCAACTTATTATG GCCATTCCAGATGACGCTGCGTCCAAACTATGGGGTGTTGACAAAGGCCCTACTAATGTTATGATACACACTGAAGATGGCTGTGTCTTTAATGTTTTTTTAAGCGCTTCTAAAGGGaagatatttttttttcatg GACATTCTCAATGTACTTTGCCGAAAAGTTACGATTATTCCTCAAATGATGTAACCTCTACTGTAATGATAGACAACAAAACATTTAACATTTCCATTGTAACATCTGACGGTAAAGTCGGTTTTACCGTTG TTTTTGGAAAAAACGGTGTTGAAATCAATTATCCTGATTTAGATGCTGATGAG GTTGAAGTTGCACCCTTAGATGCTGAAAATGAACTTGATGAACACATAGATGGTGGTGTTACTCGGTTTGTTTGTATGGTTGGTGAAGATTATTTT AGAATCCCTGATCATGTTTCACGCAAGGCTAAACTTCATGAAGGTTTAAAAGATTTGACCATAAGATTTTTGCATATGGATCCGCCACTGCAGATTACCAACGGTACAAGACGTGAAAAAAGAACCAACGGTCGTGGTTATCGATACGCTTTAACATGTTGGAAGAAGTTCATGAAAGCCGCTCGAATTAAGGTCCGTGACCAGGTTCACTATTCTTTTGATGAAAATGAGCAG gGCACGAAAATGCAGGCCTTTGTTTTACAGAAAAACACTACTGGTTATGAGCATTTGCTGCTGAAAGAAAATCAATGTTTAACTATTCGTAACCCTTCGATGGGTGAAAATCGTCAAAAAGTCAAATATGTTCATAGTTCGTTCAAGATCAATCTAAATGCCAACACTACTGTCCAAGAATGCAACGAGCCTGTTGGTGCTGAATGGGGATTTGACTTTTCTCCATTTGATTCTATTATGGATGACCCTCATGATGATAGCAAGTCTTTCAAAAGCCCGATTG ATGTTATCGGTTTTGTGGTCAAGTGTCTTCCGTCAGATGATAAGAGTGATAATAATAACGGCAAAGACGAGAAGAAGACAACCTTTATTTTGGAAGATTTGCA aCACCATCAGATTTACGTCACGTTATGGGGTTGTTATGCTGATCAGATTTTAGATTTTGAGAAGAACAATAAGGATGAAAAGCatgttgtggttgttgttcagTTTGGGAAGAACAGATTTTGGGGAG ATTTATCGAGAAACTTTCTCCCGAAATTTCTTCCAGTTAGTTATTCTGGCTTAAGTTCTTCTGTTGTGAAGACTGTCACTGAAGAGTTCCTATCTGACTTGACTTTTTATCCCATTGGGTCGTTAAACTCAATAGATACG ACGAAGTTTGTTGTCATTGTTGGGACTATCAAGAGTTTTGCATCGAACAATGAGTGGTTTTACAACCCGTGCACAACCTGCAACAAAAAGGTTTCAACAATTACTGTTGTTaaacagaagcaggatggtacTGATGGTGTTGAAGAGGTTACTGTCTTGGAATGCAAGACTGATGTTTGTAATACAAAGAACGTTTCATCAGTTCCAAG AATTAGGCTTTATATACGTGTGCAAGATTGTACTGGTATTGTTAGTCTGACATTGTTTGAGCGTGAGGTGACAAAGCTTTTGAAGGTTAATGCTAATCAGCTTTTAGACAACAACATTGAA TTAGCAAACGAAGGAAGCTTTCCAAAGGAGCTAAATTCTTTACTCAATATGAAGTTTGCGTTCAAGATTGCTGTTTCTTCTTTTAACATTAGCAAGAAGTCTGATGGCTACTCAGTCTCCAAGATGACTAATAACCCGGTCGTTTTATCCGAGCTTGATAAACATTTTGACACTATTCAG cCTATTGATGACGAAGCCGTCAATGTCGAACCATCCGATTCAAATCGTAATGAAGATTTGCCTGTTAAG gaTTCTATATCCCAAACGGGAGACGATGTAACCCCTTGCTCGAATGTttttaaagttggctttacaacATCGTTTGATCAGAAGGATGCTGACTTGGATACGAACAGCGAACATGACTTGAAGCGCAATTTGGATACCGTGTATGACGTGGATGATGTTTCTTCCCAGTCTTCATCAAAGATGCGTAAAGACAGTGTTGTCGATGAAGTTCTTCTGATTCCAAAGAAAGAAGCTTAG